The Tripterygium wilfordii isolate XIE 37 chromosome 17, ASM1340144v1, whole genome shotgun sequence genome has a window encoding:
- the LOC119981686 gene encoding 40S ribosomal protein S12-like: protein MSGEEVAPVAEAPVAALGEPMDLMTALQLVLRKSLAHGGLARGLHEGAKVIEKHTAQLCVLAESCDQPDYVKLVKALCADHNVHLLTVEDAKTLGEWAGLCKIDSEGKARKVVGCSCVVVKDFGEETPALNVVQEHLKSN from the exons ATGTCAGG TGAAGAAGTTGCTCCAGTTGCTGAGGCCCCAGTAGCGGCTCTTGGTGAGCCGATGGACTTGATGACAGCCTTGCAGCTTGTGCTTAGGAAATCACTTGCTCATGGTGGTCTTGCTAGGGGTCTTCATGAAGGTGCAAAAGTGATCGAGAAGCATACAGCCCAGCTGTGTGTGCTGGCGGAGAGTTGTGACCAGCCTGACTATGTCAAACTGGTCAAGGCACTTTGTGCTGATCACAATGTGCACTTGTTAACTGTCGAAGATGCTAAGACCCTTGGTGAATGGGCTGGT TTGTGTAAGATTGATTCTGAAGGAAAAGCCAGGAAGGTGGTTGGTTGTTCCTGTGTTGTCGTGAAG GATTTTGGAGAAGAGACTCCTGCTTTAAATGTAGTCCAGGAGCACTTGAAGTCAAACTGA
- the LOC119982750 gene encoding WD repeat-containing protein 26 homolog has translation MGGLEDDEPASKRLKFASGGLRDLSNGSSLSPIAGSSGDLMACPLPSEGDDGVIGSKGVIKKVEFVQIIAKALYSLGYKKSGAHLEEESGIPLHSSVVNLFMQQILDGKWDESVATLHNIVLSDDSIVKSASFLILEQKFFELLDGEKVMDALKTLRTEIAPLNINNGRVRELSSCIVFCGQYSLVGSSNQDIVREKSRPRLLEELQRLLPPTVMIPERRLEHLVEQALSLQREACMFHNSMDKDMSLYADHHCGRDQIPSRTLQILQAHTDEVWFLQFSHNGKYLASSSNDWSAIMWEVDVNGGVFLKHRLSGHQKPVCAVSWSPDDCQLLTCGVEEAVRRWDVASGECLHVYEKPGLGLVSCGWFPDGKSIFSGVSDRSICMWELEGKELESWKGQRTLKISDLEITSDGKQIISICRETAILLLDREAKVERLIEEDQIITSFVLSGDNRFLLVNLLNQEIHLWSIDGDIKLIAKYKGHRRSRFIIRSCFGGLKQAFVASGSEDSQVYIWHRGSGEVIEALPGHSGAVNCVSWNPANPHMLASASDDRTIRIWGLNDLHIKRKDTHGNGVHYCNGGT, from the exons ATGGGAGGTTTAGAGGATGATGAACCAGCCTCAAAACGCTTGAAATTTGCCTCTGGAGGATTGAGAGATCTTTCTAACGGTTCGTCTTTGTCGCCCATAGCTGGGTCTTCTGGAGACTTGATGGCTTGCCCCCTACCATCTGAAGGGGACGATGGGGTTATTGGTTCAAAAGGAGTTATTAAAAAAGTTGAATTCGTTCAAATAATTGCGAAGGCCTTATATTCTCTGGGTTATAAGAAGAGTGGTGCACATCTAGAGGAGGAGTCAGGAATACCCTTACATTCTTCTGTAGTAAATTTATTCATGCAGCAAATTCTTGATGGTAAGTGGGATGAAAGTGTGGCCACATTACATAACATTGTTTTATCTGATGACAGCATTGTAAAGTCGGCCTCTTTTCTAATATTGGAGCAAAAGTTTTTCGAACTTTTGGATGGAGAGAAGGTGATGGATGCTTTGAAAACATTGAGGACAGAGATTGCACCTCTTAACATCAATAATGGTAGGGTTCGTGAGCTTTCTTCATGCATTGTGTTCTGTGGACAATATTCTTTAGTGGGGTCATCCAATCAAGACATTGTGAGGGAAAAGTCTCGGCCTAGGCTGCTGGAGGAATTGCAGAGATTGCTTCCTCCTACAGTTATGATACCTGAGAGAAGACTGGAGCATTTAGTTGAACAGGCACTTTCCTTGCAACGAGAGGCTTGCATGTTTCACAACTCCATGGATAAGGATATGTCATTATATGCTGATCATCACTGTGGAAGAGATCAGATTCCCTCTCGAACTTTACAG ATATTACAAGCCCATACAGATGAGGTTTGGTTTCTGCAATTTTCACATAATGGAAAATACTTAGCTTCGTCATCCAATGATTGGTCAGCAATTATGTGGGAG GTTGATGTGAATGGTGGGGTCTTTTTAAAGCATAGACTTTCTGGTCATCAAAAGCCTGTCTGTGCTGTTTCATGGAGTCCTGATGACTGCCAACTCCTAACCTGTGGGGTGGAGGAGGCTGTTAGGCGGTGGGATGTTGCCTCAGGTGAATGCCTTCATGTTTACGAAAAGCCAGGTCTTGGCCTGGTATCTTGTGGATGGTTTCCAGATGGGAAATCGATATTCTCTGGTGTTAGTGATAGGAGTATCTGCATGTGGGAATTGGAAGGTAAAGAGCTGGAGTCTTGGAAGGGGCAACGAACGTTGAAGATTTCTGATTTGGAAATAACTAGTGATGGGAAGCAAATTATAAGTATCTGCAGAGAAACTGCCATACTATTACTTGACAgggaagcaaaagttgagagaTTGATTGAAGAGGATCAAATAATAACTTCATTTGTTTTATCTGGGGATAATAGGTTCTTGCTGGTCAACCTTCTGAACCAAGAGATCCACCTTTGGAGCATAGATGGTGATATTAAGCTCATTGCCAAGTACAAAGGTCACAGGCGCTCCCGGTTTATTATTAGGTCTTGTTTTGGTGGACTTAAGCAAGCTTTTGTTGCCAGTGGCAGTGAGGACTCACAG GTTTATATTTGGCATAGAGGCTCCGGGGAGGTCATAGAGGCGTTGCCAGGTCATTCTGGAGCTGTTAACTGTGT